In Microvirga lotononidis, a single genomic region encodes these proteins:
- a CDS encoding CYTH domain-containing protein produces MKNVRRFLVSPCIARLVARERGVDRQIVEGYLSSQPGKDQLIRLEADQAHFVLSGQDPAGDPVEKLAPLPREHAEALFGLCVGQISYDRLHLPPQSGLSDAIQLDRVVYPSSFDLITVEFADAQQAEAFQIPTWFGPEVTTEYTYEWRYIALNGLQSNPEVPLSSQQVEAVLDMLDQSQTATKATNGSAADDVIVALSRSLETSGLLKATKDTSTPPEAKPLAEDVLEPMKRSAQ; encoded by the coding sequence ATGAAGAATGTTCGACGCTTCCTTGTATCTCCATGCATCGCTCGCCTCGTTGCGAGAGAGCGAGGGGTCGACCGTCAGATCGTCGAGGGGTATCTCTCGTCGCAGCCCGGCAAAGACCAATTGATTCGGCTGGAGGCCGATCAAGCTCACTTTGTCCTGTCAGGGCAGGATCCGGCAGGAGACCCGGTGGAAAAGCTTGCTCCCCTTCCGCGCGAACATGCCGAGGCCTTGTTTGGTCTCTGCGTTGGGCAGATCTCCTACGACCGCCTCCATCTGCCACCTCAAAGCGGCCTCAGCGATGCGATACAGCTCGACCGTGTCGTGTATCCCAGCAGCTTTGATCTCATCACCGTCGAGTTCGCCGACGCTCAGCAGGCAGAAGCCTTCCAGATTCCGACCTGGTTCGGCCCCGAGGTGACCACTGAATACACTTACGAATGGCGCTATATCGCGTTGAATGGCCTGCAGTCGAACCCTGAGGTGCCGCTCTCAAGCCAGCAGGTCGAGGCGGTGCTCGATATGCTGGACCAATCCCAGACAGCCACGAAGGCAACCAATGGGTCTGCTGCTGACGACGTCATTGTTGCTCTCAGCCGCTCGCTCGAGACATCTGGTCTCCTGAAAGCAACGAAGGACACGTCCACTCCTCCAGAGGCGAAACCGCTTGCCGAAGATGTTCTTGAACCGATGAAGAGGTCAGCTCAATAA
- a CDS encoding WGR domain-containing protein has protein sequence MIELDLFGPIRLVRNWGFVGSKGQEKVEVFPDEAKAAEALKGWAHTQRDGRAMETSEATQVVL, from the coding sequence ATGATTGAGCTCGACCTGTTCGGCCCGATCCGGCTGGTGCGCAATTGGGGCTTCGTTGGTTCCAAGGGTCAGGAGAAGGTTGAGGTCTTTCCTGATGAAGCCAAAGCTGCGGAAGCGCTGAAAGGCTGGGCGCACACCCAGAGAGACGGAAGGGCTATGGAGACCTCTGAAGCAACTCAGGTGGTCCTGTGA
- a CDS encoding cold-shock protein, producing MATGTVKWFNETKGYGSIQPDNGGKDVFVHISAVERAGLRSLKDGQKVSYEIEADRRTGKESAVDLKV from the coding sequence ATGGCGACTGGCACTGTAAAATGGTTTAACGAGACGAAGGGTTATGGCTCCATCCAGCCTGACAATGGCGGCAAGGACGTATTTGTTCACATCAGCGCAGTCGAGCGCGCCGGCTTGCGCAGTCTGAAGGACGGGCAGAAAGTCTCCTATGAGATTGAGGCCGACCGCCGGACAGGCAAGGAATCCGCTGTCGATCTGAAGGTCTAG
- a CDS encoding helix-turn-helix domain-containing protein, with translation MARPNRRDLKSAALARDGTLNPHPEGVQDALFTSNPFFDARDLIQVRYEMVRRHQMDGLSISEVAAAFGVSRPTFYKAQNALASQGLAGLIPGQRGPKDGHKLSAAVVSFVSEMKLASPDLTTLQCLDAIQERFGLKVHKRSLERALARKKKRSHPA, from the coding sequence ATGGCAAGGCCAAACCGCCGGGATCTCAAGAGCGCCGCACTGGCGCGCGACGGCACCCTCAATCCCCATCCCGAGGGCGTCCAGGACGCCTTGTTCACCAGCAACCCGTTCTTCGATGCGCGCGATCTCATCCAGGTGCGTTACGAGATGGTGCGTCGGCATCAGATGGACGGTCTCTCCATCAGCGAAGTCGCCGCGGCCTTCGGGGTCTCGCGCCCGACCTTCTACAAAGCCCAGAATGCCCTGGCCAGCCAGGGTCTGGCCGGTCTTATCCCGGGCCAACGGGGTCCCAAGGACGGCCACAAGCTGTCGGCCGCGGTGGTCTCCTTCGTCTCCGAGATGAAGCTTGCCAGCCCGGACCTCACCACGCTGCAATGTCTCGACGCGATCCAGGAGCGGTTTGGTCTCAAGGTCCACAAGCGCAGTTTGGAACGAGCGCTGGCGCGCAAAAAAAAACGCTCCCATCCGGCCTGA
- a CDS encoding DNA translocase FtsK, whose product MADNAYGMAASDEIEDAEFVETAEPSIEVETGSAALADVEIANLDLGYLALYSDELRSVVKTVTQPTSTAADAVSAIAPHQVTDNAAMAEPEGSGDAEADYQTDPAIDIAAPEPDQDRPTGLPPSVEAPVDETASTVREIRSDAVGSDLSPIAEVDGLDMAIETDLERPDDREPEIETEPMALLPSAEIIMLPKPVTHREVIHAYELPDIGYLTEAPERDGEILTEDILEEAAGRLEKVIRDFGVRGDVIHVHPGPVVTLYEFEPAPGIKSSRVIALTEDIARSMSAVSARVAVIPGRNAIGVELPNQQREKVYLREILESEEFRNSTQKMPLCLGKTIGGEPVIADLARMPHLLVAGTTGSGKSVAINTMILSLVYRLSPAECRLIMVDPKMLELSVYDGIPHLLTPVVTDPKKAVVALKWAVREMEDRYRKMSKLGVRNIDGFNARVVEAKARGETITRTVQTGFDRETGEAVYEDEVMDLDALPYIVVIVDEMADLMMVAGKEIEGAIQRLAQMARAAGIHVILATQRPSVDVITGTIKANFPTRISFQVTSKIDSRTILGEMGAEQLLGQGDMLYMAGGGRITRVHGPFCSDEEVEKVVAHLKRQAKPVYLEAVTAEDDEEQEPEEIPVFDESEMGLGSGELFDQAVSIVLRHKKASTSYIQRRLQIGYNRAASLMERMEKEGIVGPANHAGKREILIGMGGADED is encoded by the coding sequence GTGGCTGACAATGCCTATGGGATGGCGGCGAGTGACGAGATTGAGGATGCAGAGTTCGTTGAGACGGCAGAGCCCTCCATCGAAGTCGAAACAGGCTCAGCGGCACTCGCTGACGTTGAGATCGCAAATCTGGATCTTGGATATCTCGCTCTCTATTCGGACGAGCTTCGCTCAGTCGTCAAGACTGTCACCCAGCCTACCTCCACGGCTGCTGATGCTGTGAGCGCCATCGCGCCTCATCAGGTCACGGATAATGCCGCGATGGCAGAGCCCGAAGGCAGCGGCGACGCTGAGGCAGATTACCAGACCGATCCGGCCATCGATATCGCTGCCCCCGAGCCGGACCAGGACAGGCCGACGGGCTTGCCGCCTTCCGTTGAAGCCCCAGTCGATGAGACTGCATCCACGGTCCGCGAGATCCGCTCTGATGCGGTTGGCTCGGATCTGAGCCCGATCGCCGAGGTGGATGGGCTCGACATGGCGATCGAAACCGACCTGGAACGCCCGGATGACCGGGAACCCGAGATTGAGACTGAACCGATGGCTCTCCTGCCATCGGCAGAAATCATCATGCTGCCCAAGCCTGTGACGCATCGGGAGGTCATCCATGCCTACGAACTGCCTGACATCGGCTATCTGACCGAGGCACCGGAAAGGGACGGGGAGATCCTGACCGAGGATATCCTCGAAGAAGCGGCCGGCCGGCTCGAAAAGGTCATCCGCGATTTTGGCGTACGGGGCGACGTCATTCATGTTCATCCCGGACCGGTGGTGACCCTTTACGAATTCGAGCCAGCCCCTGGCATCAAGTCGTCGCGGGTGATCGCGCTGACCGAGGACATTGCCCGCTCGATGAGCGCAGTCTCCGCCCGTGTGGCCGTGATCCCGGGCCGCAATGCCATCGGGGTCGAGCTGCCCAACCAGCAGCGCGAGAAGGTTTACCTGCGCGAAATCCTAGAATCGGAGGAGTTCAGGAATTCAACGCAGAAAATGCCGCTGTGCCTCGGCAAGACCATCGGCGGCGAGCCGGTGATCGCCGATCTCGCCCGCATGCCGCACCTGCTGGTGGCCGGCACCACCGGCTCGGGCAAGTCGGTGGCGATCAACACCATGATCCTGTCGCTGGTCTACCGGCTCTCGCCCGCCGAGTGCCGCCTGATCATGGTCGATCCCAAGATGCTCGAGCTGTCCGTCTATGACGGCATTCCCCATCTGCTCACCCCGGTGGTCACCGACCCGAAGAAGGCGGTCGTGGCGCTCAAATGGGCGGTGCGCGAGATGGAGGACCGCTACCGCAAGATGTCGAAGCTCGGGGTGCGCAACATCGACGGCTTCAACGCCCGCGTGGTCGAGGCGAAAGCCCGCGGCGAGACCATCACCCGCACGGTGCAGACCGGCTTCGACCGCGAGACCGGCGAGGCGGTGTACGAGGACGAGGTGATGGATCTCGATGCCTTGCCCTACATCGTGGTGATCGTCGACGAGATGGCCGACCTGATGATGGTGGCCGGCAAGGAGATCGAGGGCGCGATCCAGCGCCTGGCCCAGATGGCGCGCGCCGCCGGCATCCACGTGATCCTGGCCACCCAGCGCCCGTCGGTCGACGTGATCACCGGCACGATCAAGGCGAACTTCCCGACCCGGATCTCGTTCCAGGTCACCTCGAAGATCGACAGCCGCACCATCTTAGGCGAGATGGGCGCCGAGCAGCTCTTGGGCCAGGGCGACATGCTGTACATGGCCGGCGGCGGGCGGATCACCCGCGTGCACGGGCCGTTCTGCTCGGACGAGGAGGTCGAGAAGGTGGTGGCGCACCTGAAGCGCCAGGCCAAGCCCGTCTATCTGGAGGCGGTCACCGCCGAGGACGATGAGGAGCAGGAGCCGGAGGAAATACCGGTCTTCGACGAGAGCGAGATGGGGCTGGGATCAGGTGAGTTGTTCGATCAAGCCGTGTCGATCGTGCTGCGGCACAAGAAGGCCTCAACGTCGTACATCCAGCGACGGCTGCAGATCGGCTACAACCGAGCGGCCTCGCTCATGGAACGAATGGAAAAGGAGGGCATCGTCGGTCCCGCAAACCATGCAGGCAAGCGCGAGATCCTCATTGGAATGGGTGGAGCGGACGAGGACTGA
- the groL gene encoding chaperonin GroEL (60 kDa chaperone family; promotes refolding of misfolded polypeptides especially under stressful conditions; forms two stacked rings of heptamers to form a barrel-shaped 14mer; ends can be capped by GroES; misfolded proteins enter the barrel where they are refolded when GroES binds) — protein sequence MAAKDVKFSSDARDKMLRGVDILANAVKVTLGPKGRNVVLEKSFGAPRITKDGVTVAKEIELSDKFENMGAQMVREVASKASDVAGDGTTTATVLAQAIVREGAKSVAAGMNPMDLKRGIDLAVSEAVKDIQARAKKVASSEEIAQVGTISANGDASIGEMIAQAMQKVGNEGVITVEEAKTAETELDVVEGMQFDRGYLSPYFITNAEKMIAELEDPYILIHEKKLSSLQALLPILEAVVQTSKPLLIVAEDIEGEALATLVVNKLRGGLKIAAVKAPGFGDRRKAMLEDIAILTAGQTISEDLGIKLENVTLDMLGRAKRVRIEKENTTIIDGAGSTQDIEARVGQIKAQIEETTSDYDREKLQERLAKLAGGVAVIRVGGSTEIEVKEKKDRVDDAMHATRAAVEEGIVPGGGTALLRAKAAVAKLTSDNPDVKSGINIVLRALEAPIRQIAENAGVEGSTVVGKINDNTSSDTFGFNAQTEEFVDLLQAGIVDPAKVVRTALQNAASVAGLLVTTEAMVAETPKNDAAPAMPGGGMGGMGGF from the coding sequence ATGGCTGCCAAAGACGTCAAATTCTCCTCTGATGCCCGCGATAAGATGCTGCGCGGCGTCGACATCCTCGCCAATGCCGTGAAGGTCACCCTCGGCCCGAAGGGCCGCAACGTGGTGCTGGAAAAGAGCTTCGGCGCTCCGCGCATCACCAAAGACGGTGTGACTGTTGCCAAGGAGATCGAGCTCTCCGACAAGTTCGAGAACATGGGCGCCCAGATGGTCCGCGAAGTGGCCTCAAAGGCGAGCGATGTGGCCGGCGACGGCACCACCACGGCGACGGTTCTGGCTCAGGCCATCGTTCGCGAGGGTGCCAAGTCGGTGGCCGCCGGCATGAACCCCATGGACCTCAAGCGCGGCATCGATCTGGCTGTTTCAGAGGCCGTGAAGGACATCCAGGCCCGCGCCAAGAAGGTCGCCTCGTCTGAGGAGATCGCCCAGGTCGGCACGATCTCGGCCAACGGCGACGCTTCTATCGGTGAGATGATCGCCCAGGCGATGCAGAAGGTCGGCAACGAGGGCGTGATCACGGTCGAGGAAGCCAAGACCGCCGAGACCGAGCTCGATGTCGTGGAAGGCATGCAGTTCGACCGTGGCTATCTCTCTCCCTACTTCATCACCAATGCCGAGAAGATGATCGCCGAGCTCGAGGATCCCTACATCCTCATCCACGAGAAGAAGCTCTCCTCGCTGCAGGCGTTGCTCCCGATCCTCGAGGCGGTGGTGCAGACCAGCAAGCCGCTGCTGATTGTGGCGGAAGACATCGAGGGCGAGGCTCTCGCCACCCTCGTGGTCAATAAACTCCGCGGTGGCCTGAAGATCGCTGCCGTCAAGGCTCCCGGCTTCGGCGACCGCCGCAAGGCCATGCTCGAGGACATCGCGATCCTGACCGCCGGTCAGACGATCTCCGAAGACCTCGGCATCAAGCTTGAGAATGTCACGCTCGACATGCTGGGCCGAGCCAAGCGCGTGCGCATCGAGAAGGAGAACACCACGATCATCGACGGTGCTGGGTCTACGCAAGACATCGAGGCCCGGGTCGGTCAGATCAAGGCGCAGATCGAGGAGACCACCTCGGACTACGACCGTGAGAAGCTCCAGGAGCGTCTGGCCAAGCTCGCCGGCGGCGTCGCGGTGATCCGCGTCGGCGGGTCGACAGAAATCGAGGTGAAGGAGAAGAAGGATCGTGTCGACGACGCGATGCACGCCACCCGCGCTGCGGTGGAAGAAGGTATCGTCCCCGGCGGCGGCACGGCCCTCCTGCGCGCCAAGGCTGCGGTCGCCAAGCTCACCAGCGACAACCCGGACGTGAAGTCCGGCATCAACATCGTGCTGCGTGCCCTTGAGGCTCCGATCCGCCAGATCGCTGAGAACGCCGGTGTCGAAGGATCGACGGTGGTTGGCAAGATCAACGACAACACCTCCTCCGACACCTTCGGCTTCAACGCTCAGACGGAAGAGTTCGTGGATCTGCTGCAGGCTGGCATTGTCGATCCGGCCAAGGTCGTCCGCACGGCTCTGCAGAATGCAGCGTCGGTCGCCGGCCTGCTCGTCACGACTGAGGCCATGGTCGCTGAGACGCCGAAGAATGACGCTGCTCCGGCCATGCCCGGTGGCGGAATGGGCGGCATGGGCGGGTTCTAA
- the groES gene encoding co-chaperone GroES, with amino-acid sequence MTFRPLHDRVVVRRIEAEDKTKGGIIIPDTAKEKPQEGEIVAVGPGARDENGKVAALDVKAGDRVLFGKWSGTEVRIDGQDLLIMKESDIMGVIEQSAEAQKAA; translated from the coding sequence ATGACGTTTCGCCCCTTACACGACCGTGTGGTCGTCCGCCGCATCGAAGCCGAAGATAAGACCAAGGGCGGCATTATCATTCCCGATACTGCTAAGGAAAAGCCGCAAGAGGGCGAGATCGTCGCCGTCGGCCCCGGCGCCCGTGACGAGAACGGCAAGGTTGCTGCCCTCGACGTGAAGGCCGGTGACCGCGTCCTGTTCGGCAAGTGGTCCGGCACCGAGGTGCGGATCGACGGTCAGGATCTCCTGATCATGAAGGAATCCGACATCATGGGCGTCATCGAGCAGTCTGCCGAAGCGCAGAAGGCCGCGTAA